A part of Sebastes fasciatus isolate fSebFas1 chromosome 10, fSebFas1.pri, whole genome shotgun sequence genomic DNA contains:
- the inppl1b gene encoding inositol polyphosphate phosphatase-like 1b isoform X1, with protein MATAAWYHRDISRVHAEDLLARAGRDGSYLVRDSESVPGAYALCLLFQRHVHTYRILPDADGLLAVQTTQGVQVNCFRTLEDLVLGYQHPHKGLVTPLLFAVPRDTDTGDESSDDEKPPPAPAPVNTVPFPGPPAKPAPHALFLDKLQELNTSSTAGEVIGLLNDYLFSELPLDIENVHKGATTLCHLKRTLGTACQGLNSEIDLTLSSLETLAKVFDHPSCSLTHTKAQGPEMDIDTLLCKISALVSLLSSLEKKVLKALQDAVTNHNLAVQPNPPPPEPTLTHVTPVKNHARQLPVHSFQVKMVRYGRQTVSVDVDTGVLLFDRKAGSFGIERVSHDRILQIVKFQSSPAKVRMVVDSHHNTPREMTFESARKRDAFCQLLQLMRSRHSQLREPDVISVFVGTWNMGGSPPPRSLQSWVTCCGLGHTPDDSTAMLPHDIYALGTQENPQGEREWTEHIKATLRSHTHIDFKQVAVQSLWNMRLAVFVKPEHESRISHVNTASVKTGTLGNKGAVGVSFLFNGTSFGFVNCHLTSGSEKVLRRNQNFVDILRLLSLGDKQLGAFDISLRFAHLFWCGDLNYRLDLDVQDILKHVSKREFEELMCADQLTRERHKRKSFLNFKEEKIAFPPTYRYERGSRDCYLWQKYKTSGVRVNVPSWCDRILWKSYPETHIMCTAYGCTDDIFTSDHSPVFATFQVGVTSPFGSKTDTNPSMEKAWVELEGIEAIVKTASKAKFFIEFHSSCLEETRRSSENDSQSCDVPRFLKLGWSFKQLPKLLPIMSDMEYLQDQHLLLSVKSCDGFESYGECCVALRSLAGASEQFETFLSHRGEEMGSIRGRVRVHVPKDRRGTREKTYEWFYFEKGDKGPGRGHMSPASTRAPINRSLAAPPKLTPSSYTNPAYFIFEGVSVPRRVEEALPQRRDPQVIWSGNEALQLPKISGRQGFDRRPCRRSDFTEIEIPAVLPQYTSTNDLHTPQTNSSYQLFPAKTPSPIPPPSSNALPQYQEQTSQPRDKYQVKKIVQDSILPEKNLRNLYMNHSAIIREKNRRDQHQTNPVRAAKVPSAFPYTPTHLAHSQASAPWMVDQQPPGRTGDNSLTALQMAKSLSEVDFFPTVQRGPSIPNHRPSYRNGPSMHGDRGYSWEKEVSVLQGAPETVRELLSALGLQKYTLGLSLNGWDDLDYFSGITEEDLCAAGVTNPSHRRRILESLPRNWN; from the exons ACAACACAGGGGGTGCAGGTGAACTGTTTTCGTACCCTGGAGGACCTGGTGTTGGGGTACCAGCATCCTCACAAGGGCCTGGTCACTCCTCTGCTCTTCGCTGTTCCCCGTGATACAGACACTGGGGACGAGAGCTCAG ATGACGAGAAACCGCCTCCAGCTCCAGCCCCTGTCAACACAGTGCCTTTCCCAGGACCACCAGCAAAACCAGCCCCTCATGCCCTGTTCCTGGACAAGTTGCAGGAGCTCAACACATCCAG TACTGCGGGTGAGGTGATCGGTCTACTCAATGACTACCTCTTCAGTGAGCTGCCTCTTGACATTGAGAACGTGCACAAAGGGGCAACAACGCTCTGCCACCTCAAGCGCACTCTGGGTACTGCGTGCCAAGGCTTGAACAG TGAGATCGACCTGACTCTCTCAAGTCTGGAAACCCTGGCCAAGGTCTTCGACCATCCTAGCTGCTCTTTAACACACACCAAAGCACAG GGCCCAGAGATGGACATAGACACCCTGTTGTGTAAGATTTCTGCTTTAGTCAGCCTCCTGTCTTCGCTGGAGAAAAAG GTATTAAAAGCATTACAAGATGCCGTGACCAATCATAATCTGGCAGTGCAGCCTAACCCGCCTCCTCCTGAACCAACACTCACTCATGTAACACCTGTCAAGAACCACGCCAGACAGCTGCCCGTCCACTCCTTTCAG GTGAAGATGGTGAGGTACGGCAGACAGACTGTTTCTGTGGATGTGGACACAGGAGTGCTGCTCTTTGACAGGAAGGCTGGTTCATTTGGTATAGAGAGGGTCTCACATGACAGAA TCCTTCAGATTGTCAAGTTCCAGAGCAGTCCGGCCAAGGTACGCATGGTGGTCGACAGCCACCACAACACACCACGGGAGATGACGTTTGAGAGTGCACGG AAACGTGATGCCTTCTgccagctcctccagctgatGAGAAGCAGGCACTCTCAGCTAAGGGAACCTGATGTGatctctgtgtttgttggcACCTGGAACATGG GTGGTTCCCCTCCTCCTCGCAGCCTGCAGTCATGGGTGACCTGCTGCGGTTTGGGTCACACCCCTGATGACTCGACCGCCATGCTCCCTCATGACATCTACGCCCTGGGGACGCAGGAGAACCCtcagggggagagagagtggacAGAACATATCAAAGCAACGCTTCGCAGCCACACTCACATCGACTTCAAACAA GTGGCAGTACAGTCCCTCTGGAACATGAGGCTGGCTGTGTTTGTGAAGCCAGAGCATGAGAGTCGCATCAGCCATGTGAACACAGCCAGTGTGAAGACTGGCACATTGG GAAACAAGGGAGCGGTTGgcgtctccttcctcttcaatGGAACATCTTTTGGGTTTGTTAACTGCCACCTGACCTCTGGAAGTGAGAAAGTCCTGAG GAGGAACCAGAACTTTGTGGACATCCTCAGACTGCTCTCTCTGGGCGACAAACAGCTCGGTGCCTTCGATATCAGCCTGCGCTTCGCCCATCTCTTTTGGTGCGGAGACCTCAACTACAGACTTGACTTAGATGTGCAG GACATCCTGAAACACGTATCTAAGAGAGAGTTCGAGGAGCTCATGTGTGCAGACCAGCTGACCCGAGAGAGACACAAGAGGAAGTCCTTTCTCAATTTCA AGGAAGAGAAGATTGCGTTTCCACCCACCTATCGGTATGAACGGGGCTCCAGAGACTGCTACCTGTGGCAGAAGTACAAGACTTCAGGA GTTCGAGTCAATGTCCCATCATGGTGTGATAGGATTCTGTGGAAGTCCTACCCAGAGACGCACATCATGTGCACTGCATATG GTTGCACAGATGACATCTTCACCAGCGATCACTCGCCTGTTTTTGCCACATTCCAAGTGGGAGTGACGTCACCGTTCGGCTCCAAAACAG acacaaatccAAGCATGGAGAAGGCCTGGGTAGAGCTGGAAGGCATCGAGGCCATCGTGAAGACGGCGAGCAAAGCAAAGTTCTTCATTGAATTTCATTCGTCTTGCCTTGAAG AGACACGACGCTCAAGTGAGAATGACTCACAGAGCTGTGACGTTCCCCGCTTTCTGAAACTGGGCTGGTCCTTCAAACAGCTGCCGAAG CTTCTTCCAATCATGTCTGACATGGAGTATCTTCAGGATCAGCACCTGCTGTTGTCCGTCAAGTCATGTGACGGGTTTGAGTCATACG GTGAATGCTGTGTGGCTCTGCGCTCACTGGCCGGTGCGTCGGAGCAGTTTGAGACCTTTTTGAGTCACCGAGGCGAGGAGATGGGCTCCATAAGAGGACGAGTCAGGGTTCATGTGCCCAAGGACAGACGAGGAACTCGGGAGAAGACCTATG AGTGGTTCTATTTTGAGAAAGGTGATAAAGGTCCTGGGAGGGGACACATGTCTCCTGCATCTACACGGGCCCCAATAAACAG GTCCTTGGCAGCTCCTCCCAAACTAACTCCAAGCAGCTACACCAATCCAGCCTACTTCATCTTTGAAGGAGTGTCGGTGCCACGCAGGGTAGAAGAGGCACTCCCTCAGCGACGGGACCCTCAGGTGATCTGGTCTGGAAATGAGGCCTTGCAGCTCCCCAAAATCTCAGGACGTCAGGGCTTCGACAGAAGACCCTGTCGCAGATCAGACTTTACGGAGATTGAAATACCAGCCGTCCTGCCCCAGTACACTTCAACCAATGACCTTCACACGCCCCAAACCAACTCCTCCTATCAGCTTTTCCCGGCCAAAACCCCATCTCCCATACCTCCACCCTCAAGTAACGCCTTGCCACAGTACCAGGAACAGACTTCACAGCCCAGAGACAAATACCAAGTTAAAAAAATAGTTCAAGACTCCATACTGCCCGAGAAGAACCTGAGGAATTTGTATATGAATCACTCAGCAATCatcagggaaaaaaacagaagggACCAACATCAGACCAATCCTGTCCGGGCAGCCAAGGTGCCGTCAGCTTTCCCCTACACCCCCACTCACTTAGCACACTCTCAGGCCTCTGCTCCCTGGATGGTGGACCAGCAGCCCCCTGGACGTACAGGAGACAACTCCCTCACTGCTTTGCAAATGGCCAAGTCCCTCAGCGAAGTTGACTTCTTCCCCACAGTGCAGAGAGGCCCGTCCATACCCAACCATAGGCCAAGTTATAGAAATGGCCCCTCCATGCATGGAGATAGAGGCTACAGCTGGGAGAAAGAG GTATCCGTGCTACAAGGTGCACCAGAGACCGTGCGGGAGCTTCTCAGTGCTCTGGGTCTTCAGAAATACACCCTGGGACTCAGCCTTAATGGCTGGGATGATCTGGATTACTTCAG TGGCATCACTGAGGAGGATCTATGCGCCGCAGGAGTGACGAACCCTTCCCACCGACGCAGAATCCTCGAGAGCCTGCCCAGGAACTGGAACTGA
- the inppl1b gene encoding inositol polyphosphate phosphatase-like 1b isoform X3 → MDIDTLLCKISALVSLLSSLEKKVLKALQDAVTNHNLAVQPNPPPPEPTLTHVTPVKNHARQLPVHSFQVKMVRYGRQTVSVDVDTGVLLFDRKAGSFGIERVSHDRILQIVKFQSSPAKVRMVVDSHHNTPREMTFESARKRDAFCQLLQLMRSRHSQLREPDVISVFVGTWNMGGSPPPRSLQSWVTCCGLGHTPDDSTAMLPHDIYALGTQENPQGEREWTEHIKATLRSHTHIDFKQVAVQSLWNMRLAVFVKPEHESRISHVNTASVKTGTLGNKGAVGVSFLFNGTSFGFVNCHLTSGSEKVLRRNQNFVDILRLLSLGDKQLGAFDISLRFAHLFWCGDLNYRLDLDVQDILKHVSKREFEELMCADQLTRERHKRKSFLNFKEEKIAFPPTYRYERGSRDCYLWQKYKTSGVRVNVPSWCDRILWKSYPETHIMCTAYGCTDDIFTSDHSPVFATFQVGVTSPFGSKTDTNPSMEKAWVELEGIEAIVKTASKAKFFIEFHSSCLEETRRSSENDSQSCDVPRFLKLGWSFKQLPKLLPIMSDMEYLQDQHLLLSVKSCDGFESYGECCVALRSLAGASEQFETFLSHRGEEMGSIRGRVRVHVPKDRRGTREKTYEWFYFEKGDKGPGRGHMSPASTRAPINRSLAAPPKLTPSSYTNPAYFIFEGVSVPRRVEEALPQRRDPQVIWSGNEALQLPKISGRQGFDRRPCRRSDFTEIEIPAVLPQYTSTNDLHTPQTNSSYQLFPAKTPSPIPPPSSNALPQYQEQTSQPRDKYQVKKIVQDSILPEKNLRNLYMNHSAIIREKNRRDQHQTNPVRAAKVPSAFPYTPTHLAHSQASAPWMVDQQPPGRTGDNSLTALQMAKSLSEVDFFPTVQRGPSIPNHRPSYRNGPSMHGDRGYSWEKEVSVLQGAPETVRELLSALGLQKYTLGLSLNGWDDLDYFSGITEEDLCAAGVTNPSHRRRILESLPRNWN, encoded by the exons ATGGACATAGACACCCTGTTGTGTAAGATTTCTGCTTTAGTCAGCCTCCTGTCTTCGCTGGAGAAAAAG GTATTAAAAGCATTACAAGATGCCGTGACCAATCATAATCTGGCAGTGCAGCCTAACCCGCCTCCTCCTGAACCAACACTCACTCATGTAACACCTGTCAAGAACCACGCCAGACAGCTGCCCGTCCACTCCTTTCAG GTGAAGATGGTGAGGTACGGCAGACAGACTGTTTCTGTGGATGTGGACACAGGAGTGCTGCTCTTTGACAGGAAGGCTGGTTCATTTGGTATAGAGAGGGTCTCACATGACAGAA TCCTTCAGATTGTCAAGTTCCAGAGCAGTCCGGCCAAGGTACGCATGGTGGTCGACAGCCACCACAACACACCACGGGAGATGACGTTTGAGAGTGCACGG AAACGTGATGCCTTCTgccagctcctccagctgatGAGAAGCAGGCACTCTCAGCTAAGGGAACCTGATGTGatctctgtgtttgttggcACCTGGAACATGG GTGGTTCCCCTCCTCCTCGCAGCCTGCAGTCATGGGTGACCTGCTGCGGTTTGGGTCACACCCCTGATGACTCGACCGCCATGCTCCCTCATGACATCTACGCCCTGGGGACGCAGGAGAACCCtcagggggagagagagtggacAGAACATATCAAAGCAACGCTTCGCAGCCACACTCACATCGACTTCAAACAA GTGGCAGTACAGTCCCTCTGGAACATGAGGCTGGCTGTGTTTGTGAAGCCAGAGCATGAGAGTCGCATCAGCCATGTGAACACAGCCAGTGTGAAGACTGGCACATTGG GAAACAAGGGAGCGGTTGgcgtctccttcctcttcaatGGAACATCTTTTGGGTTTGTTAACTGCCACCTGACCTCTGGAAGTGAGAAAGTCCTGAG GAGGAACCAGAACTTTGTGGACATCCTCAGACTGCTCTCTCTGGGCGACAAACAGCTCGGTGCCTTCGATATCAGCCTGCGCTTCGCCCATCTCTTTTGGTGCGGAGACCTCAACTACAGACTTGACTTAGATGTGCAG GACATCCTGAAACACGTATCTAAGAGAGAGTTCGAGGAGCTCATGTGTGCAGACCAGCTGACCCGAGAGAGACACAAGAGGAAGTCCTTTCTCAATTTCA AGGAAGAGAAGATTGCGTTTCCACCCACCTATCGGTATGAACGGGGCTCCAGAGACTGCTACCTGTGGCAGAAGTACAAGACTTCAGGA GTTCGAGTCAATGTCCCATCATGGTGTGATAGGATTCTGTGGAAGTCCTACCCAGAGACGCACATCATGTGCACTGCATATG GTTGCACAGATGACATCTTCACCAGCGATCACTCGCCTGTTTTTGCCACATTCCAAGTGGGAGTGACGTCACCGTTCGGCTCCAAAACAG acacaaatccAAGCATGGAGAAGGCCTGGGTAGAGCTGGAAGGCATCGAGGCCATCGTGAAGACGGCGAGCAAAGCAAAGTTCTTCATTGAATTTCATTCGTCTTGCCTTGAAG AGACACGACGCTCAAGTGAGAATGACTCACAGAGCTGTGACGTTCCCCGCTTTCTGAAACTGGGCTGGTCCTTCAAACAGCTGCCGAAG CTTCTTCCAATCATGTCTGACATGGAGTATCTTCAGGATCAGCACCTGCTGTTGTCCGTCAAGTCATGTGACGGGTTTGAGTCATACG GTGAATGCTGTGTGGCTCTGCGCTCACTGGCCGGTGCGTCGGAGCAGTTTGAGACCTTTTTGAGTCACCGAGGCGAGGAGATGGGCTCCATAAGAGGACGAGTCAGGGTTCATGTGCCCAAGGACAGACGAGGAACTCGGGAGAAGACCTATG AGTGGTTCTATTTTGAGAAAGGTGATAAAGGTCCTGGGAGGGGACACATGTCTCCTGCATCTACACGGGCCCCAATAAACAG GTCCTTGGCAGCTCCTCCCAAACTAACTCCAAGCAGCTACACCAATCCAGCCTACTTCATCTTTGAAGGAGTGTCGGTGCCACGCAGGGTAGAAGAGGCACTCCCTCAGCGACGGGACCCTCAGGTGATCTGGTCTGGAAATGAGGCCTTGCAGCTCCCCAAAATCTCAGGACGTCAGGGCTTCGACAGAAGACCCTGTCGCAGATCAGACTTTACGGAGATTGAAATACCAGCCGTCCTGCCCCAGTACACTTCAACCAATGACCTTCACACGCCCCAAACCAACTCCTCCTATCAGCTTTTCCCGGCCAAAACCCCATCTCCCATACCTCCACCCTCAAGTAACGCCTTGCCACAGTACCAGGAACAGACTTCACAGCCCAGAGACAAATACCAAGTTAAAAAAATAGTTCAAGACTCCATACTGCCCGAGAAGAACCTGAGGAATTTGTATATGAATCACTCAGCAATCatcagggaaaaaaacagaagggACCAACATCAGACCAATCCTGTCCGGGCAGCCAAGGTGCCGTCAGCTTTCCCCTACACCCCCACTCACTTAGCACACTCTCAGGCCTCTGCTCCCTGGATGGTGGACCAGCAGCCCCCTGGACGTACAGGAGACAACTCCCTCACTGCTTTGCAAATGGCCAAGTCCCTCAGCGAAGTTGACTTCTTCCCCACAGTGCAGAGAGGCCCGTCCATACCCAACCATAGGCCAAGTTATAGAAATGGCCCCTCCATGCATGGAGATAGAGGCTACAGCTGGGAGAAAGAG GTATCCGTGCTACAAGGTGCACCAGAGACCGTGCGGGAGCTTCTCAGTGCTCTGGGTCTTCAGAAATACACCCTGGGACTCAGCCTTAATGGCTGGGATGATCTGGATTACTTCAG TGGCATCACTGAGGAGGATCTATGCGCCGCAGGAGTGACGAACCCTTCCCACCGACGCAGAATCCTCGAGAGCCTGCCCAGGAACTGGAACTGA
- the inppl1b gene encoding inositol polyphosphate phosphatase-like 1b isoform X2 has product MSRPERSKVVDPYPPARAATALFSLKAQKRNSATKRTLETTQTWFQRHVHTYRILPDADGLLAVQTTQGVQVNCFRTLEDLVLGYQHPHKGLVTPLLFAVPRDTDTGDESSDDEKPPPAPAPVNTVPFPGPPAKPAPHALFLDKLQELNTSSTAGEVIGLLNDYLFSELPLDIENVHKGATTLCHLKRTLGTACQGLNSEIDLTLSSLETLAKVFDHPSCSLTHTKAQGPEMDIDTLLCKISALVSLLSSLEKKVLKALQDAVTNHNLAVQPNPPPPEPTLTHVTPVKNHARQLPVHSFQVKMVRYGRQTVSVDVDTGVLLFDRKAGSFGIERVSHDRILQIVKFQSSPAKVRMVVDSHHNTPREMTFESARKRDAFCQLLQLMRSRHSQLREPDVISVFVGTWNMGGSPPPRSLQSWVTCCGLGHTPDDSTAMLPHDIYALGTQENPQGEREWTEHIKATLRSHTHIDFKQVAVQSLWNMRLAVFVKPEHESRISHVNTASVKTGTLGNKGAVGVSFLFNGTSFGFVNCHLTSGSEKVLRRNQNFVDILRLLSLGDKQLGAFDISLRFAHLFWCGDLNYRLDLDVQDILKHVSKREFEELMCADQLTRERHKRKSFLNFKEEKIAFPPTYRYERGSRDCYLWQKYKTSGVRVNVPSWCDRILWKSYPETHIMCTAYGCTDDIFTSDHSPVFATFQVGVTSPFGSKTDTNPSMEKAWVELEGIEAIVKTASKAKFFIEFHSSCLEETRRSSENDSQSCDVPRFLKLGWSFKQLPKLLPIMSDMEYLQDQHLLLSVKSCDGFESYGECCVALRSLAGASEQFETFLSHRGEEMGSIRGRVRVHVPKDRRGTREKTYEWFYFEKGDKGPGRGHMSPASTRAPINRSLAAPPKLTPSSYTNPAYFIFEGVSVPRRVEEALPQRRDPQVIWSGNEALQLPKISGRQGFDRRPCRRSDFTEIEIPAVLPQYTSTNDLHTPQTNSSYQLFPAKTPSPIPPPSSNALPQYQEQTSQPRDKYQVKKIVQDSILPEKNLRNLYMNHSAIIREKNRRDQHQTNPVRAAKVPSAFPYTPTHLAHSQASAPWMVDQQPPGRTGDNSLTALQMAKSLSEVDFFPTVQRGPSIPNHRPSYRNGPSMHGDRGYSWEKEVSVLQGAPETVRELLSALGLQKYTLGLSLNGWDDLDYFSGITEEDLCAAGVTNPSHRRRILESLPRNWN; this is encoded by the exons ACAACACAGGGGGTGCAGGTGAACTGTTTTCGTACCCTGGAGGACCTGGTGTTGGGGTACCAGCATCCTCACAAGGGCCTGGTCACTCCTCTGCTCTTCGCTGTTCCCCGTGATACAGACACTGGGGACGAGAGCTCAG ATGACGAGAAACCGCCTCCAGCTCCAGCCCCTGTCAACACAGTGCCTTTCCCAGGACCACCAGCAAAACCAGCCCCTCATGCCCTGTTCCTGGACAAGTTGCAGGAGCTCAACACATCCAG TACTGCGGGTGAGGTGATCGGTCTACTCAATGACTACCTCTTCAGTGAGCTGCCTCTTGACATTGAGAACGTGCACAAAGGGGCAACAACGCTCTGCCACCTCAAGCGCACTCTGGGTACTGCGTGCCAAGGCTTGAACAG TGAGATCGACCTGACTCTCTCAAGTCTGGAAACCCTGGCCAAGGTCTTCGACCATCCTAGCTGCTCTTTAACACACACCAAAGCACAG GGCCCAGAGATGGACATAGACACCCTGTTGTGTAAGATTTCTGCTTTAGTCAGCCTCCTGTCTTCGCTGGAGAAAAAG GTATTAAAAGCATTACAAGATGCCGTGACCAATCATAATCTGGCAGTGCAGCCTAACCCGCCTCCTCCTGAACCAACACTCACTCATGTAACACCTGTCAAGAACCACGCCAGACAGCTGCCCGTCCACTCCTTTCAG GTGAAGATGGTGAGGTACGGCAGACAGACTGTTTCTGTGGATGTGGACACAGGAGTGCTGCTCTTTGACAGGAAGGCTGGTTCATTTGGTATAGAGAGGGTCTCACATGACAGAA TCCTTCAGATTGTCAAGTTCCAGAGCAGTCCGGCCAAGGTACGCATGGTGGTCGACAGCCACCACAACACACCACGGGAGATGACGTTTGAGAGTGCACGG AAACGTGATGCCTTCTgccagctcctccagctgatGAGAAGCAGGCACTCTCAGCTAAGGGAACCTGATGTGatctctgtgtttgttggcACCTGGAACATGG GTGGTTCCCCTCCTCCTCGCAGCCTGCAGTCATGGGTGACCTGCTGCGGTTTGGGTCACACCCCTGATGACTCGACCGCCATGCTCCCTCATGACATCTACGCCCTGGGGACGCAGGAGAACCCtcagggggagagagagtggacAGAACATATCAAAGCAACGCTTCGCAGCCACACTCACATCGACTTCAAACAA GTGGCAGTACAGTCCCTCTGGAACATGAGGCTGGCTGTGTTTGTGAAGCCAGAGCATGAGAGTCGCATCAGCCATGTGAACACAGCCAGTGTGAAGACTGGCACATTGG GAAACAAGGGAGCGGTTGgcgtctccttcctcttcaatGGAACATCTTTTGGGTTTGTTAACTGCCACCTGACCTCTGGAAGTGAGAAAGTCCTGAG GAGGAACCAGAACTTTGTGGACATCCTCAGACTGCTCTCTCTGGGCGACAAACAGCTCGGTGCCTTCGATATCAGCCTGCGCTTCGCCCATCTCTTTTGGTGCGGAGACCTCAACTACAGACTTGACTTAGATGTGCAG GACATCCTGAAACACGTATCTAAGAGAGAGTTCGAGGAGCTCATGTGTGCAGACCAGCTGACCCGAGAGAGACACAAGAGGAAGTCCTTTCTCAATTTCA AGGAAGAGAAGATTGCGTTTCCACCCACCTATCGGTATGAACGGGGCTCCAGAGACTGCTACCTGTGGCAGAAGTACAAGACTTCAGGA GTTCGAGTCAATGTCCCATCATGGTGTGATAGGATTCTGTGGAAGTCCTACCCAGAGACGCACATCATGTGCACTGCATATG GTTGCACAGATGACATCTTCACCAGCGATCACTCGCCTGTTTTTGCCACATTCCAAGTGGGAGTGACGTCACCGTTCGGCTCCAAAACAG acacaaatccAAGCATGGAGAAGGCCTGGGTAGAGCTGGAAGGCATCGAGGCCATCGTGAAGACGGCGAGCAAAGCAAAGTTCTTCATTGAATTTCATTCGTCTTGCCTTGAAG AGACACGACGCTCAAGTGAGAATGACTCACAGAGCTGTGACGTTCCCCGCTTTCTGAAACTGGGCTGGTCCTTCAAACAGCTGCCGAAG CTTCTTCCAATCATGTCTGACATGGAGTATCTTCAGGATCAGCACCTGCTGTTGTCCGTCAAGTCATGTGACGGGTTTGAGTCATACG GTGAATGCTGTGTGGCTCTGCGCTCACTGGCCGGTGCGTCGGAGCAGTTTGAGACCTTTTTGAGTCACCGAGGCGAGGAGATGGGCTCCATAAGAGGACGAGTCAGGGTTCATGTGCCCAAGGACAGACGAGGAACTCGGGAGAAGACCTATG AGTGGTTCTATTTTGAGAAAGGTGATAAAGGTCCTGGGAGGGGACACATGTCTCCTGCATCTACACGGGCCCCAATAAACAG GTCCTTGGCAGCTCCTCCCAAACTAACTCCAAGCAGCTACACCAATCCAGCCTACTTCATCTTTGAAGGAGTGTCGGTGCCACGCAGGGTAGAAGAGGCACTCCCTCAGCGACGGGACCCTCAGGTGATCTGGTCTGGAAATGAGGCCTTGCAGCTCCCCAAAATCTCAGGACGTCAGGGCTTCGACAGAAGACCCTGTCGCAGATCAGACTTTACGGAGATTGAAATACCAGCCGTCCTGCCCCAGTACACTTCAACCAATGACCTTCACACGCCCCAAACCAACTCCTCCTATCAGCTTTTCCCGGCCAAAACCCCATCTCCCATACCTCCACCCTCAAGTAACGCCTTGCCACAGTACCAGGAACAGACTTCACAGCCCAGAGACAAATACCAAGTTAAAAAAATAGTTCAAGACTCCATACTGCCCGAGAAGAACCTGAGGAATTTGTATATGAATCACTCAGCAATCatcagggaaaaaaacagaagggACCAACATCAGACCAATCCTGTCCGGGCAGCCAAGGTGCCGTCAGCTTTCCCCTACACCCCCACTCACTTAGCACACTCTCAGGCCTCTGCTCCCTGGATGGTGGACCAGCAGCCCCCTGGACGTACAGGAGACAACTCCCTCACTGCTTTGCAAATGGCCAAGTCCCTCAGCGAAGTTGACTTCTTCCCCACAGTGCAGAGAGGCCCGTCCATACCCAACCATAGGCCAAGTTATAGAAATGGCCCCTCCATGCATGGAGATAGAGGCTACAGCTGGGAGAAAGAG GTATCCGTGCTACAAGGTGCACCAGAGACCGTGCGGGAGCTTCTCAGTGCTCTGGGTCTTCAGAAATACACCCTGGGACTCAGCCTTAATGGCTGGGATGATCTGGATTACTTCAG TGGCATCACTGAGGAGGATCTATGCGCCGCAGGAGTGACGAACCCTTCCCACCGACGCAGAATCCTCGAGAGCCTGCCCAGGAACTGGAACTGA